In Panacibacter ginsenosidivorans, the following proteins share a genomic window:
- a CDS encoding formimidoylglutamase, producing the protein MAFDSIDTILDFLEPVNKHLLSDDEGYKDTQLGNNIAAYENNFPDIEHADLVIVGCDENRGGGVFQKNSTSSADAVRKELYKLFQWHKEVHVADAGNIKPGATMQDTYAALRTVVSELMKHGRKVLIIGGSHDLTLAQYDVYAKQNKIIEAVVVDAAIDLNMDSVLPADNFLMQLLTSEPNFIRHYNHIGFQSYFVHPGMLETIDKLRFDCFRVGKVKENMEDMEPVVRNADLFSFDISAIQHAHAPANHLTPNGFTGEEACMLMQYAGMSNNVSSIGIYGYREELDTNALTAKQISHMLWYLMDGILKGKQEARLTEQHNFNEFRIAFAEVETTFLQSKKTGRWWVQLPEGNYIACSHHDYIIASQNDIPERWLRAVERG; encoded by the coding sequence ATGGCATTTGATTCTATTGATACCATTCTTGATTTTCTTGAGCCGGTGAATAAACATTTGCTGAGTGATGATGAAGGGTATAAAGACACACAACTCGGAAATAATATTGCCGCATATGAAAACAATTTTCCTGATATAGAACATGCGGATCTTGTAATAGTAGGCTGCGATGAAAATCGTGGTGGTGGCGTGTTTCAGAAGAATTCAACATCGTCTGCCGACGCCGTGCGCAAAGAGTTGTATAAACTTTTTCAATGGCATAAAGAAGTGCATGTGGCTGATGCGGGTAATATAAAGCCCGGCGCAACTATGCAGGATACTTATGCTGCATTAAGAACTGTAGTTAGTGAGCTAATGAAACATGGTCGTAAAGTTTTGATCATTGGCGGCTCGCATGATCTTACATTGGCGCAGTATGATGTGTACGCAAAACAAAATAAGATCATTGAAGCTGTAGTTGTAGATGCAGCCATTGATCTTAATATGGACAGTGTATTACCTGCCGATAATTTTTTGATGCAGCTACTTACAAGTGAACCAAATTTTATACGTCATTACAATCATATCGGCTTTCAAAGTTATTTTGTACACCCGGGTATGTTGGAAACAATTGATAAACTGCGCTTCGATTGTTTCCGTGTAGGTAAAGTAAAAGAGAACATGGAAGATATGGAGCCTGTAGTACGCAATGCTGATTTGTTCTCTTTCGACATCAGCGCTATTCAGCATGCACATGCACCGGCCAATCATCTTACACCAAATGGTTTTACCGGCGAAGAAGCCTGCATGCTGATGCAATATGCAGGTATGAGCAACAATGTAAGTTCCATTGGCATTTATGGTTATAGAGAAGAGCTTGATACAAATGCGTTGACTGCAAAACAGATCAGCCACATGCTTTGGTATTTAATGGATGGCATTCTGAAAGGCAAGCAAGAAGCACGTTTAACAGAGCAACACAACTTCAACGAATTCCGCATTGCATTTGCAGAAGTGGAAACAACTTTTTTGCAAAGCAAAAAAACGGGTCGCTGGTGGGTGCAGCTACCTGAAGGAAATTATATAGCCTGCAGTCATCATGATTATATAATTGCTTCGCAAAATGATATTCCGGAAAGATGGTTAAGAGCTGTAGAAAGAGGATAG
- a CDS encoding D-alanyl-D-alanine carboxypeptidase, protein MKKFCLHFFLSQRLIAVLYFILLASCSVQRQINKTGTTNIIDNAANELINCQELSTAHVGIAVYDPSENKYLCNYQSDKYFTPASNTKIITCYTAMKYLGDSLVGLRVDDCQNTLLLYPTGDPTLLHSDFKTNPVVDFLKAQTSKLVYLKGKWEETALGQGWAWDDYQDYYSMERSALPVYGNVVTVYGNNGSVAIQPAACIKNFSNSYTDSALFISHIKRALNANEFVADKYSKEESNPSIPFIVSDSLVLQILADTIHKEIYTLSDGWHAFPPIVASYKIHSQPTDSLLKIMMHRSDNFYAEQALLMVSDQELNVMSDEKIIDTLLKTDFKNMPQKPRWVDGSGLSRYNNFTPQDFVFVLDKMRKEFSWNRITSIFPTGGSGTDLTGKVYAKSGSMSNITCLSGYIITNKRKTLIFSVLVNNNMSTATIMRKKIDAFLSSVINAY, encoded by the coding sequence ATGAAAAAATTTTGTTTGCATTTCTTTTTATCACAAAGACTAATTGCTGTTTTATATTTTATACTGCTTGCTTCCTGTTCTGTGCAAAGGCAAATAAATAAAACTGGAACTACAAACATTATTGATAATGCTGCAAATGAACTAATCAACTGTCAGGAATTATCAACGGCTCATGTAGGTATTGCTGTATACGATCCTTCAGAAAATAAATATCTCTGCAATTATCAAAGCGACAAATATTTTACACCTGCGAGTAATACCAAGATCATTACCTGCTATACTGCCATGAAATATTTGGGAGATAGTTTGGTAGGGTTGCGTGTAGATGATTGCCAGAATACTTTACTCTTATATCCAACCGGCGATCCTACTTTATTACACTCCGATTTTAAAACTAATCCTGTTGTGGATTTCCTAAAGGCCCAAACAAGTAAGCTTGTATATTTAAAAGGAAAATGGGAGGAAACTGCTTTAGGCCAAGGCTGGGCCTGGGATGATTACCAGGATTATTATTCAATGGAAAGAAGTGCTTTACCTGTTTACGGCAATGTTGTTACAGTGTATGGAAACAATGGCAGCGTTGCAATACAACCAGCTGCTTGTATAAAAAATTTCAGCAACTCTTATACGGACTCGGCTTTATTCATTAGCCATATAAAAAGAGCGCTGAATGCAAATGAATTCGTAGCTGATAAGTATAGCAAAGAAGAAAGCAATCCCTCAATACCTTTTATTGTAAGTGACTCATTAGTGTTGCAGATTCTCGCTGATACCATTCATAAAGAGATATACACATTATCTGATGGATGGCATGCTTTTCCGCCAATTGTTGCTTCTTATAAAATCCATTCCCAACCCACTGATTCGCTCCTCAAAATAATGATGCACCGCAGCGATAATTTCTATGCAGAACAAGCATTACTCATGGTGAGTGATCAAGAACTCAATGTAATGAGCGATGAAAAAATAATTGATACCTTATTAAAAACAGATTTCAAAAACATGCCTCAAAAGCCGCGTTGGGTAGATGGCAGCGGACTCAGCCGTTATAATAATTTTACGCCACAGGACTTTGTTTTCGTGTTGGATAAAATGCGCAAAGAGTTTTCATGGAATCGTATCACCAGTATTTTCCCAACAGGTGGCAGTGGAACAGATCTTACAGGAAAGGTCTATGCAAAGAGTGGCTCTATGAGCAACATAACTTGTTTAAGTGGTTATATAATTACCAATAAAAGAAAGACGCTGATATTCTCAGTACTCGTCAATAATAACATGAGTACAGCAACTATAATGAGAAAAAAAATAGATGCATTTTTGTCGTCTGTAATTAATGCGTATTAG
- the mutL gene encoding DNA mismatch repair endonuclease MutL, producing the protein MADIIQLLPDNIANQIAAGEVIQRPASAVKELLENAVDAGATHIQLIVNDAGKALVQVIDNGKGMSETDARMSFERHATSKIKVIDDLFHIKTMGFRGEALASIAAVAQVELKTRRAEDELGTYIEIENSAVKKQEPCAAAIGTSISMKNVFFNVPARRNFLKSNPAETRHIVDEFIRVALSFPNIFFSLTSNGQQVFHLEAGTLKQRVTQILGNQYAAKLVNIKEETDYMNIYGFVGKPDTARKTRGEQYFFVNNRFIRSAYLNHAVMSAFDEMIAKDSFPMYVLFIDLDPSQIDINVHPTKQEIKFEDEKIIYAFVQAAVKHALAQFSIAPSLDFSLNAEIQQLDAVSKPFTSDKQESVAASSSLFKTFTQKNQAHFIEPTERSELKHWKDFFVNRDSSMTNGDAEKIQSTIDRQLSTDNLSNSKNKLAADALLLQLHNTYIIAPTQSGFLLVHQQLAHERILYERYSAAIHGKKMATQQSLFPVTVELGAQDAALLHDLIPDLQSLGYTVEPFGNNAFVIQGTPADVQQGNEKHAIELLVEQFKHFSSDIKFSKREKLVRCMARQQAIKAGQQLTQKEMTTLVEALFECTTANVTATGSPTYIEFKEDYLDRMFGR; encoded by the coding sequence GTGGCGGATATCATACAATTATTACCCGATAATATTGCAAACCAGATTGCGGCAGGTGAGGTGATACAGCGCCCTGCCAGTGCAGTAAAAGAATTACTTGAAAACGCCGTTGATGCGGGTGCCACGCATATTCAACTGATCGTAAATGATGCGGGCAAAGCGCTGGTGCAGGTTATTGATAACGGCAAGGGAATGAGCGAAACCGATGCACGGATGAGTTTTGAACGCCATGCTACCAGTAAGATAAAAGTAATTGACGATCTGTTTCATATAAAGACCATGGGCTTTCGTGGCGAGGCATTGGCATCTATTGCCGCGGTGGCGCAGGTGGAATTAAAGACCCGTCGTGCAGAAGATGAGCTGGGTACTTACATAGAAATTGAAAACAGTGCGGTGAAAAAACAGGAACCTTGTGCAGCAGCTATTGGTACCAGCATTTCTATGAAAAATGTTTTCTTTAATGTGCCTGCAAGAAGAAATTTTTTAAAAAGTAATCCTGCAGAAACGCGGCATATTGTGGATGAGTTTATTCGTGTGGCACTTTCATTTCCGAATATATTTTTCTCTTTAACCAGTAATGGCCAGCAGGTGTTTCACCTGGAAGCAGGTACATTGAAACAACGTGTAACACAGATACTCGGCAATCAATATGCAGCCAAACTGGTAAACATAAAAGAAGAAACAGATTACATGAACATCTACGGTTTTGTAGGCAAACCCGATACGGCCCGCAAAACACGTGGAGAACAGTATTTCTTTGTGAACAACCGTTTCATCCGCAGTGCTTATTTGAATCATGCGGTGATGAGTGCATTTGATGAGATGATCGCAAAGGATAGTTTTCCAATGTATGTCTTGTTCATAGATCTTGATCCTTCACAAATTGATATTAATGTACATCCTACAAAACAGGAAATAAAGTTTGAAGATGAAAAGATCATTTATGCTTTTGTGCAGGCAGCAGTAAAACATGCACTGGCACAATTTAGCATTGCACCTTCGCTTGATTTTTCATTGAATGCAGAGATACAGCAATTAGATGCAGTGAGTAAACCATTTACAAGCGACAAACAGGAATCTGTTGCAGCGTCATCTTCTTTATTCAAAACATTTACACAAAAGAACCAGGCGCATTTTATAGAACCAACTGAAAGGAGCGAGTTAAAGCACTGGAAAGATTTTTTTGTGAATCGTGATTCTTCAATGACGAATGGAGACGCAGAGAAAATACAATCTACTATTGACCGTCAACTATCCACAGATAATCTTTCGAACAGTAAAAATAAACTGGCAGCTGATGCTTTGTTATTGCAATTGCACAACACTTATATAATAGCTCCCACACAAAGTGGTTTCTTATTAGTACACCAGCAACTGGCACATGAACGTATTTTGTATGAACGCTATAGTGCAGCTATTCATGGAAAAAAAATGGCCACACAACAAAGCCTCTTTCCCGTAACAGTCGAGTTAGGTGCACAGGATGCCGCATTATTGCATGATCTGATACCCGACCTGCAATCATTGGGTTATACAGTAGAACCTTTTGGCAACAATGCATTTGTTATTCAAGGTACGCCTGCAGACGTGCAACAAGGCAATGAAAAGCATGCGATAGAATTGTTGGTAGAGCAGTTCAAACATTTTAGCAGTGATATAAAATTCAGCAAGCGTGAAAAGCTGGTACGCTGTATGGCAAGACAGCAGGCTATAAAAGCCGGTCAGCAATTAACACAAAAAGAAATGACAACTTTGGTAGAAGCATTGTTTGAATGCACTACAGCCAACGTTACTGCAACAGGAAGCCCCACTTATATAGAATTTAAAGAAGATTATTTGGACAGGATGTTTGGGAGATAA
- a CDS encoding glycoside hydrolase family 3 N-terminal domain-containing protein: MKGFMICLSFMLYGIISFAQTSFYSETSQAKHWVDSVYKSLSKEQRIAQLMVVRLSSRNPDGSAKFFDDKVTEQIKKYNIGAICLFQGNPVVQATFVNNFQRMAKTPLMICIDGETGVGMRMYDSVMKFPDQLTMGAVNDAGLIYNVGKAMGEQCKRAGIQVDYAPVVDINNNPDNPVIGYRSFGEDKYKVALYGTKIMQGLQDVGVMATAKHFPGHGDVSVDSHLDLPVINKTKEQLDSLELYPFRQLFEAGVGSVMIAHLSIPAIDSTAHQPTSLSKNNVTGLLRNELGFKGISFTDALEMQGVAKYYPAGEAGFQSIIAGNDMLCLPGDVPGTIKRILTAIKKGELDKNDMEARIKKVLLVKYHMGLASAPWVDIDHLTVDLNKDVPALRKAIAENALTVLKSTQPGLLPLNKTARIAYVGVGTYKPNVLATLLKDNYNADLYYFDYTKDSDAATSLVNSLKAKYDKVIIGVHNLSKYPAKQFGLSNAAIQLVKDLQQATPAATLLFGNPYAVKYLCTATDLAICYEDDAIFQQAAFDWLSAKFIAKGTLPVSVCSFKAGDGKLILEDNALPFTTPAALNINDGLLYKVDSIANAGIFNRAYPGCVVLAAKDGKVFFDKAYGYMTYDSTDPVKTTTIFDLASVTKISATNVSVMKLYEDGLLDINKTLGDYLPWVANTDKAKLVISDILLHQAGLKAFIPFYEETIDTVTGLQKPGFYKSMPDDTFDIRVADTLYMRHDWRDTMYARILQSPLTKEGAYIYSDNDFIFLGKVVEQITGKTLDTYAKETFYDPMNMRTTGFLPDQSFELNNIAPTERERKFRLQQLRGTVHDPGSAMFGGVAGHAGLFSDAYDLAKLYEMLLNGGTFNGKQYLKKGTIDFFTAYHSEISRRGYGFDKPEKDNATREEPYPSKLASPQTYGHTGYTGTCVWVDPAYNLVYIFLSNRVYPDGGVNKRLGELNIRGAIQDVFYEAIGQKNNL, from the coding sequence ATGAAAGGCTTTATGATATGCTTAAGTTTTATGTTATACGGCATTATTTCTTTTGCGCAAACTTCTTTTTACAGTGAAACATCCCAAGCAAAACACTGGGTTGACAGCGTGTACAAATCGCTCTCAAAAGAGCAACGCATTGCACAACTGATGGTGGTGCGCCTCAGCAGCCGCAACCCCGATGGCAGCGCTAAATTCTTTGATGATAAAGTAACGGAGCAAATAAAAAAATACAATATAGGCGCTATTTGTTTGTTTCAGGGAAACCCTGTGGTGCAGGCAACATTTGTAAATAATTTTCAGCGCATGGCTAAAACCCCATTGATGATCTGCATTGATGGTGAAACAGGTGTGGGCATGCGAATGTATGATAGTGTAATGAAATTTCCCGACCAGCTAACTATGGGTGCAGTGAATGATGCAGGCCTTATTTATAATGTGGGTAAAGCAATGGGTGAACAATGCAAGCGTGCAGGTATACAGGTTGATTATGCGCCGGTAGTTGATATTAATAACAATCCTGATAATCCCGTAATTGGTTACCGTTCTTTTGGGGAAGACAAATATAAAGTGGCGTTGTATGGAACAAAGATCATGCAGGGTTTGCAGGATGTGGGTGTAATGGCAACAGCCAAACATTTTCCCGGTCACGGAGATGTAAGTGTTGACTCGCATCTTGATCTGCCCGTGATCAATAAAACAAAAGAGCAATTAGATTCTTTGGAGTTGTATCCGTTTCGTCAATTATTTGAAGCAGGTGTAGGCAGTGTAATGATAGCACACCTGAGTATTCCTGCTATTGATTCAACAGCACATCAGCCTACTTCTTTGTCGAAGAATAATGTAACTGGTTTATTAAGAAATGAACTGGGCTTTAAAGGCATTTCATTTACAGATGCGCTGGAGATGCAGGGCGTGGCAAAATACTATCCTGCAGGCGAAGCGGGCTTTCAATCTATCATTGCAGGTAACGATATGTTGTGCTTGCCGGGAGATGTGCCGGGCACAATTAAAAGAATTCTTACTGCCATAAAAAAAGGTGAGCTTGATAAAAATGATATGGAAGCAAGAATAAAAAAAGTGTTGCTGGTGAAATATCATATGGGTTTAGCCAGTGCACCATGGGTAGATATTGACCACCTTACTGTTGATCTGAATAAAGATGTGCCTGCATTAAGAAAAGCGATCGCAGAAAATGCATTGACTGTTTTAAAATCGACACAGCCTGGTTTGTTGCCTTTGAATAAAACAGCAAGGATTGCTTATGTAGGCGTGGGCACGTACAAACCTAATGTACTCGCAACACTTTTGAAAGATAACTACAATGCAGATCTGTATTACTTCGATTACACAAAAGACAGTGATGCTGCAACATCGTTGGTTAATTCGTTGAAAGCAAAATATGATAAGGTTATTATTGGTGTGCATAATTTATCAAAGTATCCGGCAAAACAATTTGGATTAAGTAATGCAGCCATACAGCTGGTAAAGGATCTGCAGCAGGCTACACCTGCTGCTACCTTATTGTTTGGTAATCCTTATGCTGTGAAGTATCTGTGCACAGCAACAGATCTTGCGATATGTTATGAAGATGATGCGATCTTTCAGCAGGCAGCATTTGACTGGCTAAGTGCAAAGTTTATAGCAAAAGGAACACTGCCTGTAAGTGTTTGTAGTTTTAAGGCAGGCGATGGTAAATTAATTCTTGAAGACAATGCATTACCATTTACTACACCTGCTGCATTAAACATTAATGATGGTCTTTTATACAAAGTTGATTCTATTGCAAACGCAGGTATTTTTAATCGAGCTTATCCGGGTTGTGTAGTGCTTGCAGCAAAAGACGGCAAAGTGTTTTTTGATAAAGCCTATGGCTACATGACATACGATAGTACCGATCCCGTAAAAACAACCACCATTTTTGACCTGGCCTCTGTTACAAAAATTTCTGCAACCAATGTAAGTGTAATGAAGTTGTATGAAGATGGTTTGCTTGATATAAATAAAACATTGGGCGATTACCTGCCATGGGTTGCAAATACTGATAAAGCAAAACTTGTAATCAGCGATATCTTATTGCACCAGGCGGGTTTAAAAGCATTCATTCCTTTTTACGAAGAAACAATAGATACCGTTACCGGCCTTCAAAAACCGGGTTTCTATAAATCCATGCCCGATGACACATTCGATATTCGTGTTGCAGATACATTATATATGCGCCACGATTGGAGAGACACGATGTATGCACGCATATTACAAAGTCCTTTGACCAAAGAAGGCGCATACATTTACAGCGATAATGATTTTATATTCCTGGGAAAAGTTGTTGAACAAATAACAGGTAAAACTTTGGATACTTATGCAAAAGAAACTTTTTATGATCCCATGAACATGCGTACCACGGGCTTTCTTCCTGACCAATCATTCGAATTAAATAATATTGCCCCAACAGAAAGAGAAAGGAAATTTCGATTGCAACAATTGCGTGGTACCGTGCATGATCCCGGCTCAGCAATGTTTGGTGGCGTAGCAGGGCATGCGGGTTTGTTTAGCGATGCATATGATCTTGCTAAATTATACGAGATGTTATTAAATGGCGGCACATTCAATGGCAAGCAATATTTAAAGAAAGGAACGATTGATTTTTTTACGGCTTATCATAGCGAAATCAGTCGCCGCGGTTATGGTTTTGACAAACCTGAAAAGGATAACGCTACACGCGAAGAACCTTATCCCAGCAAACTCGCATCGCCGCAAACGTACGGCCACACAGGTTATACGGGTACATGTGTGTGGGTAGACCCTGCATATAATCTTGTATATATTTTTCTTTCAAACCGTGTGTATCCTGACGGCGGCGTTAATAAACGACTTGGGGAATTAAATATTCGTGGCGCTATACAGGATGTGTTTTATGAAGCAATAGGGCAAAAGAATAATTTATAA